Part of the Aciduliprofundum boonei T469 genome is shown below.
CATATAATTTCTTGTATTTCCTCTTCAATTTTGGGATTCTTTTCCAGTTCTCTATACGCTGCTTGATAATAAGGCACATATCTGTAATCTCCCCTAGTATCTTTTTCTTCGATTTTGATATTTTTTATGCCCCATAGCAGAGTTGCAACCTGCTTTCCTACATCATTTACAAAGTACTGCACTTCAACATCATATCCATATTTCCTCATTACTCTTGCCAGAGAATCGCCTATAATTGAGTTCCTTGTGCGGCCTACATGCAATGGTCCTGTTGGATTTGCACTGGTATGCTCTACAATAACTTTTTCCCTCTTTTGGAATTTGAAAATTTCCCCGCTTAAAATTTCTTGGAGAGTTAATTCCGCTAATTTCCTCGTGTGGATCCAAAAATTTACATAAGGACCCACAGCTTCAATCTTTTCAAAATATTCATCCTTCAATTTTTCTGCAATATCCTTTGCTATGAGTGCAGGATTTTTCTTCATCTCCTTTGCCAGAGAGAAGCATGGAAGTGTGAAATCTCCAAAATTCTCCTTTGCCTCTTCAACCTCCATATTTATCCCGATGTTACGAAGCATAGCATTTGCTCTATCCCTAAAAATCGAGATTATATCCATAGAGCTTGATTGCATAGCTGTAAAAATAACTTTTCCTGTTAGCTTGGATCCTCGTATATTCTCTCCTCCTCTCTTTCTTCAAAAGAAAAATGCTTGGATTTGCTTAATTCTTTTAGGTCTCTTATTACATACTTTATTGCTTTTGATTCAGCGCTTCCCAAGCCAGTGCCTCCTCCAGCAATTATTGTCATCTTATTCTCTTCAATTAATATGCTCACCATCAAATTCCCCTGAGCTCTAAAAAACCATCTTTCAACAAATATTGCATATAGGTTTTGAGCTTTATGAGTGTATATGGGATTTTCCCATTCTTTTAACTTATTATTAAGAGATTCAAAAAGCTCCTCCTTAGATATTCCTCTTACCGTTACTTCTTTCACAATCATAAAAGAAGATAAAAATTGGAAATATTTAAACCATGGTTTAAAACATGTCATCATACATTCCAAGGGAAGATAGCAGGGGGAGAAATAAATAGCAAATCATTCCAAACTATAATATTTCTTTGGGAGTAAAGCACCTATTCCTTAGGGAAGAGTGTAGAGAGAGAAACCGTAGGTGTCTCTTCAGCGGGCCCGCCGGGATTCGAACCCGGGTCAAGGGCTTTCTTAAACCCCTTCTTTACGGGTAAAGCCGCTTTCTTTAGAAAGGGGCTTCCGGAGGCCCCGAGGATATCCAGCTACCCCACGGGCCCCTCATTTCTTTTTAAATTCAGTATATCCGCATTTGCCGCAAGAGTAGCGATCCTCATGCTCAGCCATAAAAACTCCGGGACCGCACTTTGGGCAAAAACGCCTTTTGCGAACGATTTTACCGTCTTTTATTTCATACAACTCTCTTTTTTCCATAATTATTCCTCCTCTTTCTTCTCAATGAGCTTGTTTCTTATGAGAATGTAATCGGGCTCAATCTTCTTTGCATTCTCAACATCATCGTAGATTTTGGCAAATCCAGTTGTGGTTGTTGAACCAAAGGGAGTATGCATATTATCCAAAATTACCCTATTCTTATCGGCATTTAAATTAGCAGCAAGCAAGTTCCTAACCTCATCTCTACTTGGTGTTTTACTCTTGGGGTGAGATACTTCAAACTTTACCTCTACACGGTGTAGTAAGGGATTATCTTTCTTCTCCAATATCTTAAGCTCCATGCTCATACCTCCATTTCCTTTATTATTTCCATAACTTTCCTCTTATCTTCATCACTGACCTTTAGCCAAACTAAACCCGTATTGGGCATTCCATATATAACATTAGCGCCTAAATTTGCAAAAAATACAACAGGTATTACGGCCAAATCCTCCTCCCCATCAACTTCTATCTTCACAGAATCGTACTGCATTGCCTCTCTTACTGCATTCCATAATTCTGGAGTTATCTGGCTGCGAGGATTTTTCACCTTTATGATTTTTTTGCCAAATTTCTTGACATCCTCGTATATTTTTTCTCCCCTCTTTGTTTTGTAATCCACTATTGCAATTTTTGGCTTTATGCCGCGATTTAAAAGTGTGTGGGTAACGACATCACCCACGGAAAAAATCTCACCTTCAATATTCTTCAACTCATCCTCACTGATTAATTTTCCATATATTTTTTGCAGTTTTTTCCTCGTTTCTTCTTTGAGGAGCAACGGCTTATCTAACTCGTAGTGCGTATTCTCCATTATCCGCACCCATTGCCTCTGCGATTTTTGATTTATCCTTGTCAAGAATGAAAACATAACCATGCCACTCGGTTGTTGTCTCTCCACCGCAAGTGGGGCATATATCCTCCGTGGTTATTCTTCTGCAATTGCGACACGCTTTAAGCTCTCCCTTCATTCCTTTCCCTCCTTCTCACCCTTGACCATTTCTTCAATCCATTCAAACTTGCCCAAGCCGGGCTGCCGCATTGTGAGTCCTATCTTGCTTTGTCTGGGATTTGCATCGTTTATGCTCAGAGCAACAACTCTCGCCATTACTTTATCCTTTACCCTTAAACTTCTCTTTGTTTCCCTTCCAATAAATCTCTTATTATCCAGGTCAATATCAATGACATCGTCCATTATCTGGCTTATGTGGAGCAAGCCGTCAATGGGTCCAAACCTTATAAATGCTCCAAATTTAAGGACATCCACAACATCTCCAACTACAACTTCTTGCAATTCGGGATGGAATGCGAGGGCTTTGAATCGAACTTTCTGGTAGACGGCCCCATCCCCAGGTACTATTATTCCCTCATCCACTTTCTCTAAGGATAGAATTAGCACTATTATGTACTTCCTCTCAGCAGGGTCTTTAACCTCGTTGCGGGGGAATGAGTAAACACTACCCTCAATTTTCTCCCTTGCCAGCTCCTCAATAACTTGGTCTATATCCTCGGCTAACATCGGGGGTGGAATGCGAATAACATCCTCTTGCTCAACAATTAAATACATGCTTTGGCGAAAGTTTAAGGGGTTTATAAATTTTCGCATGTGGAAAGGTATATATTGCCTGTGTATATGCACCATTATGCTCAAGCTCGTGATATTTGACTTGGATCAGACTTTAATCAACACACTCCCTCGCTTTTATCGTATATTCAATCTTGCATTAGAGCATTTTGGGGGCAAGAAAATCGATTGGGATACATTTATGAAAGATTATGAGGAGGATACTCTCAACAGGCATGTGCCTGGGGGGCCCAAAGAGTTCTGGGATTACTTTCTCTCTCATTACAACGATATTATGTGTGAGAAGGATAAGCTAATTGATGGAGCAGAGGATGTTCTTAAATTCTTGAAGGAGAAGGGCATAAATGTCGTGATTACCACGGGTAGGATGGTTTCCGCGGAGGAAGTTTGGGATGAGCTTCGCAGGTTTGGAATCGATAAGTATGTGGATTTTGTATATACTCGCCTTGATGGATATGGGGATGGACGCAGAAGAACGGAATTGATAAGGGAGGCAATGAAGAAATTTAATGCTTCCAAGGATGAGACAATGCTCGTGGCAGATTACTGGCCAGATATGCAATCTGGCAGAGAAGTGGGGATATTTACCATAGGAGTGCTTACAGGATTTGAGAGCGAAGAAAAATTAAGGGAGAATGGGGCAGATGTTGTTATTCCCAGCGTGAAAGATTTGATAGATGTTATTAAGAATCGGCTTTAAGTACAACTTTCTCTTTCTCCAAGTATGGAATTAAAGCACAGGGATGGCCTTGCGAGAATTTGTAAATTTAGAGGGGTTGAGACGCCAAATTTAATGCCTGTTGTAAATCCCAATAAGATTGTAATTTCTCCAAGGGATATGTATGAGAGATTTGGAGTTAATGCGCTGATAACGAATTCTTACATAATATGGAAAACCCCGAGATTGAGGGAGAGGGCTTTAAAAGAAGGATTGCATAACATGCTTGATTTCCCGGGATTGATTATGACCGATAGTGGCACTTTTCAGCAGCATGTTTACGGTGATGTAGAGGTCACAAACAAGCAAATTGTGGAGTTTCAGAGGGATATCGGTTCGGATATAGGCACAATGCTTGATGTATTCACAGAGCCCCATTACACGGAGGAGGAGGTTAAAAACGCCATAGATGAGACGGCTCGCAGAGGGAAGGAGGCGAAGAAGTACAAGGGTAATATGCTTCTTGCAGGCCCTATTCAGGGCTCAATATATCCGAAGTTGAGGGCTTACGCCTCAAAGCTCATGAACCGTATTGATTTTGATTATTATCCTATCGGGGGAGTTGTTCCTCTTATGGAAGAGTATCGCTATGCTGAGGTAGTGGAAGCCATAATAATGGCTAAAAAGTATTTAGATCCTTCAAAGCCAGTTCATCTCTTTGGTGCAGGCCATCCCATGTTCTTCCCACTCGCAGCCCTGTTGGGTGTGGATTTCTTTGATTCCGCCGCTTATATAAAATACGCAAGAGATAACCGCCTTCTATTCCCTCAAGGCACGATGTATTTAAAGGAAATTAAGTATTTTCCATATTATTCTCCCGCTTTGGAGAATTATACTCCAGAAGATCTCAGAGCCATGCCCGAGGAGAAGAGGACTAAGATTTTGGCGGAGCACAATTTGTATATGAGTATGGAGGAGATCAATCGCATAAAAGAGGCAATTATTGAAGAGAGAATTTGGGAGTACGCTGAGATTCGTGCTAGACAGCATCCCCAATTGCTCAGGGCATATCGCAAAATTTTGAAGCATCGCAGATTCTTGGAGAAATTTGAGCCAAAATCAAGGAAGAATGCCTTTTTTTATACGGGAGAGGAGAGCATGCAAAGACCCTTCGTTCTAGGGATTAAGAGAAGGTTAAGGCAATTTGATAGGCATGTAATTTTAGAGTTGCCAAGGCCATGGAGCGCGAATTTGGAAACCATTCCGAAAGATGCAGCCGTAAATACACCCTTCGGACTCGTACCTTTAGAGCTTGAAGATAGTTACCCATTTGCTCAGAGTGAATTTCCTTGGGAAGAGAGAAAGATTGTGCCAGAATTCAAAGAAATTATGAGCGCAAAAGAATTTGATATTGCAAAGATAAAGAGCATTGCAGATTATCAATTTGCCAAAGGCGCAGGCGATGCGCTCTTCGAAGGAGAAATAAAAATAATAAAATCAAAGAATACTGGCAAGATAAGAAATGTGGTTGTGGATGGTGAGCATATTGCATCCCTCCGCGCCGAGGATGGATTATTTACCCTAAAACTTGCAGGAGCAAAAAGATTGCACAGGGCTTTTGCATTTCATAAGTTCAGGGTTATTGTGAATGAAGACTCCGCTCAATTCAACAGGCAGGGTAAGAATGTGTTTTCAAAATTTGTTATGGGATGCGATGATAGCATACGGCCCGGAGATGAGGTTCTTGTTGTTGACAGAGAAGATAACTTAGTGGCCATAGGCAAAGCAATTATGAATTGCTGGGAGATGAAAAAATTTTCAAAGGGCATGTGCGTTAAGGTGCGTGAGGGTGTGGAGCATGAGAAATCAAGATTGGTAAAGAAGTAATTGAAAAATTTTAAATAGCTAATGCTATTGAGAGGTGGATGAAAGCACCAAAAATATGGAAACTCTGTGTTATCGGCGATAAAGCAGTGGGCAAAACCTCTTTGATCAGGAGATTCGTTTATGGTACATTTGAGCCGGAGGTTGAGGAGACATTAGAATCTCGAGCTTACAAGAAAAAATTTGGAGATGTGACCTTCTTGATTTGGGATGTTAGTGTTTATGAGCAGAACATAAAACCAATACTCTCTGGTGCTAAGGCTGTTATCATCGTGGGAGACTTAACAAGAAAAGAAACATTGGATACTATGAATCAAATTTCTCAATTCTTAGATGGGCACAAGGGTGAGAGAGTCTTTGTTGCCAATAAGAGTGATTTGAAGTATATGGCTCAGTTTTGGAAGGATGACCTTGAAGAAATATGTGATGGTGTTGCTCCTTATTTCCTGACAAGTGCGAAAACTGGTGAGAATGTTGATGATGTATTCAAAT
Proteins encoded:
- a CDS encoding 30S ribosomal protein S27ae, producing the protein MEKRELYEIKDGKIVRKRRFCPKCGPGVFMAEHEDRYSCGKCGYTEFKKK
- a CDS encoding 30S ribosomal protein S24e, which produces MELKILEKKDNPLLHRVEVKFEVSHPKSKTPSRDEVRNLLAANLNADKNRVILDNMHTPFGSTTTTGFAKIYDDVENAKKIEPDYILIRNKLIEKKEEE
- a CDS encoding GTP-dependent dephospho-CoA kinase family protein → MENTHYELDKPLLLKEETRKKLQKIYGKLISEDELKNIEGEIFSVGDVVTHTLLNRGIKPKIAIVDYKTKRGEKIYEDVKKFGKKIIKVKNPRSQITPELWNAVREAMQYDSVKIEVDGEEDLAVIPVVFFANLGANVIYGMPNTGLVWLKVSDEDKRKVMEIIKEMEV
- the spt4 gene encoding transcription elongation factor subunit Spt4; this translates as MKGELKACRNCRRITTEDICPTCGGETTTEWHGYVFILDKDKSKIAEAMGADNGEYALRVR
- a CDS encoding DNA-directed RNA polymerase; its protein translation is MYLIVEQEDVIRIPPPMLAEDIDQVIEELAREKIEGSVYSFPRNEVKDPAERKYIIVLILSLEKVDEGIIVPGDGAVYQKVRFKALAFHPELQEVVVGDVVDVLKFGAFIRFGPIDGLLHISQIMDDVIDIDLDNKRFIGRETKRSLRVKDKVMARVVALSINDANPRQSKIGLTMRQPGLGKFEWIEEMVKGEKEGKE
- a CDS encoding HAD family hydrolase — its product is MLKLVIFDLDQTLINTLPRFYRIFNLALEHFGGKKIDWDTFMKDYEEDTLNRHVPGGPKEFWDYFLSHYNDIMCEKDKLIDGAEDVLKFLKEKGINVVITTGRMVSAEEVWDELRRFGIDKYVDFVYTRLDGYGDGRRRTELIREAMKKFNASKDETMLVADYWPDMQSGREVGIFTIGVLTGFESEEKLRENGADVVIPSVKDLIDVIKNRL
- the tgtA gene encoding tRNA guanosine(15) transglycosylase TgtA, with product MELKHRDGLARICKFRGVETPNLMPVVNPNKIVISPRDMYERFGVNALITNSYIIWKTPRLRERALKEGLHNMLDFPGLIMTDSGTFQQHVYGDVEVTNKQIVEFQRDIGSDIGTMLDVFTEPHYTEEEVKNAIDETARRGKEAKKYKGNMLLAGPIQGSIYPKLRAYASKLMNRIDFDYYPIGGVVPLMEEYRYAEVVEAIIMAKKYLDPSKPVHLFGAGHPMFFPLAALLGVDFFDSAAYIKYARDNRLLFPQGTMYLKEIKYFPYYSPALENYTPEDLRAMPEEKRTKILAEHNLYMSMEEINRIKEAIIEERIWEYAEIRARQHPQLLRAYRKILKHRRFLEKFEPKSRKNAFFYTGEESMQRPFVLGIKRRLRQFDRHVILELPRPWSANLETIPKDAAVNTPFGLVPLELEDSYPFAQSEFPWEERKIVPEFKEIMSAKEFDIAKIKSIADYQFAKGAGDALFEGEIKIIKSKNTGKIRNVVVDGEHIASLRAEDGLFTLKLAGAKRLHRAFAFHKFRVIVNEDSAQFNRQGKNVFSKFVMGCDDSIRPGDEVLVVDREDNLVAIGKAIMNCWEMKKFSKGMCVKVREGVEHEKSRLVKK